One segment of Ignavibacteriales bacterium DNA contains the following:
- a CDS encoding carboxypeptidase-like regulatory domain-containing protein, with translation MIFKKIVPFVFAVSMLLSINLFAGDTGKLAGKITDKSNGEALIGANILFTAEWVDGKEQTLQQNLGAASDINGEYYILNIPSGTYNVKVSYIGYREEIITKIKIVIDRTTRIDFELTPESFET, from the coding sequence ATGATATTTAAAAAAATTGTGCCTTTCGTTTTTGCTGTTTCAATGCTCCTTTCAATCAATTTATTTGCGGGTGATACTGGTAAACTTGCCGGAAAAATCACTGACAAGTCTAATGGGGAAGCCTTAATTGGAGCAAATATACTTTTTACAGCAGAGTGGGTGGACGGTAAAGAACAAACATTACAACAAAATCTTGGCGCGGCATCTGACATAAATGGCGAGTATTATATTCTCAATATTCCCTCCGGAACTTACAATGTCAAAGTATCATATATTGGTTATAGAGAAGAAATAATAACAAAGATAAAGATTGTTATAGACAGAACAACCAGGATAGATTTTGAGCTGACTCCGGAATCATTCGAGACTTAA
- a CDS encoding transposase has product MKKEIIKYSDDFKLTVIKLLEDGTLESIEAARRMFNIKGSSIISRWIKKYGKEDILPKVRMRRMVDEVDNYKGTDLYEKILIRLQ; this is encoded by the coding sequence ATGAAGAAAGAGATAATAAAATATAGCGACGACTTTAAGCTTACTGTTATAAAACTTTTGGAAGATGGGACTTTAGAATCAATAGAGGCTGCAAGGAGAATGTTTAATATAAAAGGTTCTAGCATTATCAGTCGTTGGATTAAGAAGTATGGTAAGGAAGATATTCTCCCAAAGGTCAGGATGCGAAGAATGGTTGATGAGGTTGATAATTATAAAGGCACTGATTTATATGAGAAGATTTTAATTCGTTTGCAGTAG
- a CDS encoding T9SS type A sorting domain-containing protein — MCGVWGVTKTTDGGQTFNQVGAGYFPTSTLRDIQFIDDNIGYVVGTSATKMSKTTDGGATWTVDPLLPATTYYNVHAFSENRVMVAGSVSSTFNIRFTTNGGVFWNDAAAGTSTIYTLACFDSLVGFAGSFSGRAYKTTDGGFTWNQMTSMNAPTSSTFNSSFIDGSTLYFLDDDSLVFVSSDSGNTFTTSQYLPTGKTKQIMRGVGVNGSNMVVVGDNGYMFTSTDAGNNWSTQSEITAGGFVQGLYGDQTGKIIAVGTNGPTQVIVSDDFGASWSPVALSLPSADLRSLQMFDATNGYAVGSSGKVWKTTDGGHSFEVYAGATTIQAFNDVNFYNTQYGMVAGNGGQIWKTTDSGNSWVTISNLGNTTGQNSIAMIDSISALVAGSSIINKTTDGGTTWTPITPGIPLGPMSRIRMRSQSVGYMIGGSGTSQTGYVFKTTDAGDTWTNMNFPFNTTMLYNIDFRSDSEYVVVGYSGGVFHTTNDGQSWNQINLGLLNVVQSQVIGVNFISADTVIVGGNGSSVVKIALDPIVPVELSSFIANVNSDNISLIWTTATELNNRGFEVERKVSTSNDWTNLGFIEGRGTSSEPKTYVYQDFNVNSGISYNYRIRQTDYDGSATVYNLAETVTFGTPVNFDLAQNYPNPFNPSTTISFSIPLKSDVSVKIYDVLGNEVTTLVNETKEAGRYSVDFNASKYSSGVYFYTIKAGNFTETKKMTLIK, encoded by the coding sequence CTAAAACGACCGATGGCGGTGCAACTTGGACAGTTGACCCACTTTTGCCAGCAACTACTTATTACAACGTTCACGCTTTTAGTGAAAATAGAGTTATGGTTGCCGGAAGTGTGAGCAGTACTTTTAATATCCGTTTCACAACAAACGGCGGTGTATTTTGGAATGATGCTGCTGCTGGAACAAGCACAATTTACACACTCGCTTGTTTTGATTCTTTAGTTGGATTTGCAGGTAGTTTTTCCGGACGTGCTTATAAAACCACAGATGGCGGATTTACCTGGAATCAGATGACTTCAATGAATGCTCCGACATCTTCAACTTTTAATAGTTCATTTATTGATGGCTCTACTCTTTATTTCCTTGATGATGACTCTTTAGTTTTTGTTTCATCTGATAGTGGAAACACGTTTACAACATCACAATATTTACCAACAGGTAAAACCAAACAAATAATGCGAGGAGTTGGTGTTAACGGCTCAAATATGGTTGTTGTGGGAGATAATGGTTACATGTTTACGTCTACTGATGCTGGTAATAATTGGAGTACACAGAGCGAAATAACAGCGGGTGGATTTGTTCAAGGATTATATGGTGATCAAACAGGTAAAATAATAGCAGTTGGTACAAATGGCCCAACTCAAGTTATAGTCTCTGATGATTTTGGTGCAAGCTGGAGTCCCGTTGCGTTATCATTACCTTCAGCGGATTTAAGATCATTACAAATGTTTGATGCTACAAATGGATATGCAGTTGGCAGCAGTGGTAAAGTCTGGAAAACAACAGATGGTGGTCATAGTTTTGAAGTTTATGCAGGTGCAACAACCATCCAAGCATTTAATGACGTAAATTTTTATAATACTCAATATGGTATGGTTGCGGGTAATGGTGGACAAATCTGGAAAACTACTGATTCTGGAAATAGCTGGGTTACGATCAGTAATCTTGGTAACACCACTGGACAAAATAGTATTGCGATGATTGACAGTATTTCTGCATTAGTAGCTGGTAGCTCAATAATTAATAAAACTACTGACGGTGGAACTACCTGGACACCAATTACTCCTGGCATTCCGCTTGGACCAATGTCAAGGATAAGGATGCGTTCACAATCAGTAGGGTATATGATTGGTGGTTCGGGCACAAGCCAAACTGGATATGTATTTAAAACTACCGATGCTGGAGATACCTGGACAAATATGAATTTCCCTTTTAATACGACTATGTTGTACAATATTGATTTCAGAAGTGATTCTGAATATGTTGTTGTTGGTTATAGTGGCGGTGTTTTCCACACAACAAATGATGGACAAAGCTGGAACCAAATTAATCTTGGATTATTAAACGTTGTTCAAAGCCAGGTTATTGGTGTTAATTTTATAAGTGCAGACACTGTCATCGTTGGCGGTAACGGATCAAGCGTTGTTAAAATTGCTCTTGACCCAATTGTGCCAGTTGAACTTTCTTCATTTATAGCAAATGTAAATTCAGATAACATTTCATTAATCTGGACAACTGCAACAGAATTAAATAACCGCGGATTTGAAGTTGAGAGAAAAGTCTCCACATCAAATGATTGGACCAACTTAGGATTTATTGAAGGACGTGGAACAAGCAGTGAACCAAAAACTTATGTTTACCAGGATTTCAATGTAAATTCAGGAATCAGTTATAACTATAGAATCAGACAAACTGATTATGATGGAAGCGCAACAGTTTACAATCTTGCAGAAACTGTTACATTTGGAACTCCTGTTAATTTTGACTTAGCACAGAATTATCCAAATCCATTTAACCCAAGTACAACAATATCATTTTCAATTCCACTAAAATCAGATGTAAGTGTAAAGATATATGACGTACTTGGAAACGAAGTAACAACATTGGTTAATGAAACAAAAGAAGCAGGAAGATATAGTGTAGACTTTAATGCTTCAAAATATTCAAGTGGAGTTTACTTCTACACAATAAAAGCTGGTAATTTTACAGAAACTAAAAAGATGACGTTAATTAAATAG